The proteins below come from a single Dermacentor albipictus isolate Rhodes 1998 colony chromosome 7, USDA_Dalb.pri_finalv2, whole genome shotgun sequence genomic window:
- the LOC139047704 gene encoding protein ZNRD2-like, with protein sequence MEDYEWKPPSEAELKVLEARRERMDKISGIMGDYLLKGYKMLSEVCDVCSTILLEDRQRRSYCIACSEVDTMENVKDNPVLSDVAAQRLVEERQASSELTAPSRSTLSEETHHNTAPPLIPRRATTVISSSASMPTAPVTAENMTPCILASRDPGLCRSQQQMVENTSMPPDSTHREQEVVAAMQAVQGKMVWATQELKMCSSVELSIQMCNLIKTCAEAITALNDLRSADAGPECTGRQGRCE encoded by the exons ATGGAAGACTACGAATGGAAACCGCCGTCTGAGGCGGAGCTAAAGGTTCTCGAAGCTAGACGAGAACGAATGGACAAGATTAGCGGCATTATGGGCGATTATCTTCTGAAAGGATACAAAATGCTCAGCGAGGTTTGCGATGTCTGCAGC ACCATACTCCTCGAGGACCGCCAGCGCAGATCGTACTGCATCGCTTGTTCAGAGGTGGACACGATGGAGAACGTCAAAGACAACCCGG TTCTCTCCGATGTGGCAGCACAGCGCCTCGTCGAGGAACGGCAAGCAAGCTCAGAGTTGACTGCCCCTTCTCGAAGCACACTCTCAGAAGAGACGCATCACAATACCGCGCCACCACTGATCCCGCGCAGAGCTACAACAGTCATCTCAAGCAGTGCCTCCATGCCCACAGCACCTGTGACCGCCGAAAACATGACACCATGCATTTTAGCATCGCGAGACCCAGGGTTGTGCAGGAGCCAGCAGCAGATGGTGGAGAATACCTCAATGCCTCCCGACTCGACGCATCGAGAGCAGGAAGTTGTGGCAGCCATGCAAGCTGTTCAGGGAAAAATGGTCTGGGCCACGCAGGAACTGAAAATGTGCTCCAGTGTTGAGCTATCAATCCAGATGTGCAACCTCATCAAGACGTGTGCGGAGGCCATCACAGCCTTGAATGACTTGAGGTCTGCCGATGCAGGGCCAGAGTGCACTGGCAGGCAAGGCAGGTGTGAATGA